Sequence from the Colletotrichum higginsianum IMI 349063 chromosome 6, whole genome shotgun sequence genome:
TGCTCCTGTGGACCTCCCACACCGAGGGCTGGGGCTTCTTGCCGCCGGCATGGACTCCCGAGATGAGTATGGCCAGGGCGATGGCCAGGGTAGGGAACTTCATTTCGAGAGCGATAAGTTGCTGGTCTGAAGTATTTCGAGGGCGGCTGTGAAGTTGATGAGATCCAGATgcttggaggcggcgatCGAGTTTGCTGGCTAAGTCTAGTCAGCTTCTCTGTTTGACCTTGATAgatgccgccggcctgaAAAGTTAGAATCTCGTTTTTGCGAAAAAGAACGTGAGGCAACAAAAGAATGTGTGTGTAGAAGCACCACTGGTGCCCCCCAAGAATAAGGGAGAGGGCAGTCTTACAGGAACTAATGTTGTGATTCTCTGGCTTTCCTGCTCCCAGCCTGCAGTGTTGTTGATTTATAGCTCGCAGAGGTTCAAGGAGAGGCAGATGAAGTTCCGTTAAATAGACCAACGAACTATGCCTTTCGATGTCTCGTAGAAGCCTATTTGGTCCATGTCGAGTCGAGTGGCTAAGTTCGTGAAGGAAACAGTTGATGGATGCAATCCCAATGGTTTCCAAACGTTACTCATATACGTAAGCTTTTCGGTCAGGGTTCGGCAGCACATAAATAATGCCAATAGTGCGCCCAAATGCCCCTATATACAACCTAATAACTGCCAATATTTACTGAACTCGCAATGTACGATCTCGGCGACATATCAATACTCGATTTTGTTCACTCGGAGGTTACCTTTGATACTTACAAGGCCCTCGTTGGAGAAGCCCAAGGCCTTGGTCACGTAGCCCTCCCAGCCGCCGCGGTCCTCCTGCACGCCCGTGATGAAAACATTCCAGCATGATGCCCTCATGCTGCGCATTTTGTAAAAACCCGGATGGTCAAGGTTGACGCCAGCTTCAATGCGAGCGTGGCTGAGCAATCTTTCCCTCTCAGGCTCGGCATCGAGACGCGAGAGCATGTAGTCGGACCGAACGTCCTTTGGATCCGTTCCAGCGAGGCCCTGCAAAAGACTCGCCAACATGCCGGTGAGGTCTCGTCCAGCTACAACGGTGTCAACGGCACAATACTCCAGGTTATAATGTATAAAACGAGTGCTTTATTGGACGCCACTGCTTACCAGTGCAATGAAAGAGAAAGGACTCACCAGGCCTGTCGCGGAAGTGCTCTCGCATGGCCCGGAAGATAGGTCGGTATGTGTGGAGAATTTTCAGATACTCTTTACGAATTTGCACGGCGCCATCAACCTCAACAAACTCTTCCAAGAAGGGTTAGGCGTCAAAAGCCGTGCTATTGAACTGTGAGTTGGCGACCCCTTTGAACTTGGGGGCTGGATGGTGCTTGCGCTCCCTGGGAGATCGTATGTCGAAGATGGGTTTGACCTTGGTGGCCAACCATTCGAAGGCCTCAGGGTCCTCGGTGGCTGCCTCAAGGGTGCCGCAGCGGTAGATGGACTCCGGACAGATGGCAGAGCCGGCAACAGATCCCAGATCGCGGATGTTTACCCAACGAAGCGGAGGGAATGAAGGGTGACGGTGACAGTGCTTGCAGCAACACATCGGTGGGAGTGGGATCTCGGACATCAGTCTCAGCGAGACGCTCCAGCTGTTCTCTGGACATAGGCATCTTGAAGAAAAAGATTAGTCTGACGGGGGGTGAGATATTCAGGTCACTGATGTCGGCAAGAGAAGGGCTGGTAACGAGCCGTGCTGACGGCCTCCAATTATGGCTCAGGACTGGTGCAGTCGAATTACTTGCATCTGTCAGCATACCAACAAAGATGACCCGTTTCGTTGAAACGAGCCTCGTGTCAACGGACTAGGCATGAACCAGCCGAGACTGGGATGTAGTCCACGAGCCTTCCACGCGGCGCGAAGAGGCTAGGCAACTCATCCTTCGGATGGACTATGTCTTGGTAGTTGCCGGAAGATGAGGTCGACCTGGTGGCAGCCAAGAAAGTCCATGCTGTCACAGTAGATAATTGGTTTTTACGCCGGTCCGGATTGGAGTTCTCCTGCAAGCTGAAAACTGCATTCTCTGATCCATAGAATG
This genomic interval carries:
- a CDS encoding Tyrosine phosphatase gives rise to the protein MREHFRDRPAGRDLTGMLASLLQGLAGTDPKDVRSDYMLSRLDAEPERERLLSHARIEAGVNLDHPGFYKMRSMRASCWNVFITGVQEDRGGWEGYVTKALGFSNEGLVSIKGNLRVNKIEY
- a CDS encoding tyrosine phosphatase, producing MCCCKHCHRHPSFPPLRWVNIRDLGSVAGSAICPESIYRCGTLEAATEDPEAFEWLATKVKPIFDIRSPRERKHHPAPKFKGVANSQFNSTAFDA